One Thiocapsa sp. genomic window carries:
- a CDS encoding MucB/RseB C-terminal domain-containing protein, with translation MKRAVNPCFPARLGLFLVLSLLAQASLADEVTQRASDLLQRMSEALRSLSYEGTLVYSHDNRLEALHLVHRYEQGQVQERLLSLSGPVKAVTRERDRVMCVLPDGHPISVKRPSGAGGLLNTDGIAPELLGDHYRIEMQGVARVAGRDTEVVGIIPRDDLRYGYRFYLDQETFLPLKSDLIDSNGSSLEQLMFTAITIDTDAPAVPARVDPAGLRSAPATREEGRWRFDERPPGFQLVSHGVMDHPSGAAVEHFLFTDRLSAYSVYIEDDTRDGLSGPAHIGAVHAAGRQVDGYQITAVGEVPSATVEAAVLGARHAENPSK, from the coding sequence ATGAAGCGGGCCGTTAACCCGTGTTTCCCGGCCCGGCTGGGCCTGTTTCTCGTGCTGTCGCTGCTGGCCCAGGCAAGCCTTGCCGATGAGGTGACCCAGCGCGCGAGCGACCTTCTTCAGCGCATGTCCGAGGCACTGCGGTCGCTCAGTTACGAGGGGACATTGGTCTACTCCCACGACAATCGTCTCGAGGCCCTGCACCTGGTGCATCGCTACGAGCAGGGACAGGTCCAGGAGCGGTTGCTCTCGCTGAGCGGTCCGGTCAAGGCCGTGACTCGCGAGCGCGATCGCGTGATGTGCGTGCTGCCCGACGGACATCCGATCTCGGTCAAACGGCCGTCCGGAGCGGGCGGACTTTTGAACACCGACGGAATCGCCCCGGAGCTGCTCGGCGATCACTATCGCATCGAGATGCAAGGGGTCGCGCGGGTTGCCGGGCGCGACACGGAAGTGGTCGGGATCATCCCGCGCGACGACTTGCGGTACGGATACCGATTCTATCTCGATCAAGAGACCTTCCTTCCGCTGAAGTCCGATCTGATCGACAGCAACGGCTCTTCACTGGAGCAGCTGATGTTCACCGCCATTACGATCGATACGGATGCCCCGGCCGTGCCTGCGAGGGTTGATCCGGCCGGGCTGCGGAGCGCTCCGGCAACCCGGGAGGAGGGCCGCTGGCGTTTCGACGAGCGCCCGCCCGGTTTCCAATTGGTGAGCCACGGTGTGATGGACCACCCGAGCGGTGCGGCGGTCGAGCACTTCCTCTTTACCGACAGACTCTCCGCCTACTCGGTTTATATCGAAGACGATACCCGCGACGGGCTGAGCGGGCCGGCCCATATCGGTGCCGTGCATGCGGCCGGACGGCAAGTCGACGGCTACCAGATTACCGCTGTCGGCGAGGTCCCGTCCGCGACCGTCGAAGCGGCCGTGCTCGGTGCTCGACACGCCGAGAACCCGTCGAAGTGA
- a CDS encoding sigma-E factor negative regulatory protein — translation MSDELRQRISELQDGVLDSAGTARIVDALARDPDLRETWERFHAIGSAIRGESVQGSYRGVADAVRERIAHEPIVFAPRGRGAERPRPKRPVAGIALAAAAAFLAVFVAPSLFDGVGSLPNVPATAPTFAAQPAAVVIPAKRWDLDHPELANKLDLYLVTHQETAPTTGAKGMLPYATFVGYEAGR, via the coding sequence ATGAGCGACGAGCTACGACAACGCATTTCCGAGCTTCAGGACGGCGTGCTCGATTCCGCCGGTACCGCCCGCATCGTCGATGCGCTGGCGCGCGATCCCGACCTGCGGGAGACGTGGGAGCGCTTTCACGCGATCGGTTCGGCGATTCGCGGCGAGTCCGTCCAAGGATCCTATCGCGGGGTTGCCGATGCGGTTCGCGAGCGGATCGCCCATGAGCCCATTGTCTTTGCCCCACGCGGGCGCGGTGCCGAGCGGCCTAGACCGAAGCGGCCCGTTGCAGGGATCGCGCTTGCCGCCGCGGCCGCCTTCCTTGCGGTTTTCGTGGCCCCGAGCCTCTTCGACGGCGTCGGATCTCTCCCGAATGTTCCCGCCACGGCCCCGACCTTTGCTGCGCAGCCGGCTGCCGTCGTGATCCCCGCGAAGCGCTGGGATCTGGACCACCCCGAGCTGGCCAACAAGCTGGACCTCTATCTCGTGACCCATCAAGAGACCGCCCCGACGACCGGGGCCAAGGGCATGCTGCCTTATGCGACCTTCGTCGGCTATGAAGCGGGCCGTTAA
- the rpoE gene encoding RNA polymerase sigma factor RpoE, protein MSERTADQELVARAQNGDKRAFDLLVLKYQQKVANLISRYIRDPSEVMDVSQDAFLKAYRALPAFRGESAFYTWLYRIAVNTVKNHLVAQGRRPPGDDVEAEVAEQMDMGVRLRDTGTPERLALTDEIAQTVQRALDDLPEDLRTAIVLRELEGMSYEEIATAMACPIGTVRSRIFRARDAIDKRLRPLLEP, encoded by the coding sequence ATGTCTGAGCGCACCGCCGATCAGGAGCTCGTGGCGCGCGCCCAAAACGGAGACAAGCGCGCGTTCGACCTCCTGGTGTTGAAATATCAGCAAAAGGTGGCGAATCTGATCTCTCGTTATATCCGTGATCCGAGCGAGGTGATGGACGTCAGCCAGGACGCCTTTTTGAAGGCTTACCGCGCGCTCCCGGCGTTTCGCGGCGAAAGTGCCTTCTACACCTGGTTGTATCGCATCGCAGTGAACACGGTGAAGAATCACCTGGTGGCTCAGGGACGCCGCCCGCCGGGGGACGATGTCGAGGCCGAGGTTGCCGAGCAGATGGACATGGGCGTTCGCCTTCGCGATACCGGCACACCCGAGCGTCTCGCCCTGACCGACGAGATCGCGCAGACCGTGCAGCGCGCGCTCGACGACCTCCCGGAGGATCTGCGCACGGCAATTGTCTTGCGCGAGCTCGAAGGCATGAGCTACGAGGAGATCGCAACCGCGATGGCGTGCCCGATCGGCACCGTGCGCTCGCGGATCTTTCGTGCCAGGGACGCAATCGACAAGCGGTTGAGGCCACTCCTCGAACCATGA